The following are from one region of the Ischnura elegans chromosome 12, ioIscEleg1.1, whole genome shotgun sequence genome:
- the LOC124169647 gene encoding trypsin-7-like, whose protein sequence is MSNSCGILITAVALLSSFTDPAIGHPRNHDVGNNTHINAFNYQLSLYEEDIFICGAAMLSDEWAITTAHCTQVKNRKELNLRLGISIGEGEAYPVVTVITHPLFDDHSLDFDYALLQVKKPFIHPKNQKLNHVSLASRMVDSTWAYVSGWGTTKDGEEIPAKHLRHANVTVYPHESCKGQHNGIKKRMICASDPIHPKRSCVGDTGGPLVHKGKLIGMVSWGQHCQNSDDTVVYAAIAPIHKWIRKHLNI, encoded by the exons ATGTCTAATTCGTGTGGTATCCTGATAACGGCCGTAGCTCTTCTATCGTCATTCACCG ATCCTGCCATTGGACATCCACGGAATCATGACGTCGGTAATAACACACATATCAACGCGTTTAATTATCAG CTTTCACTGTATGAAGAGGATATCTTCATATGTGGAGCTGCGATGTTAAGCGACGAATGGGCTATAACAACAGCCCACTGCACACAAGT GAAGAACAGGAAAGAATTGAACCTAAGACTTGGAATCTCCATTGGTGAAGGAGAGGCATATCCTGTTGTTACGGTTATCACTCATCCCCTTTTCGATGACCATAGCCTTGACTTCGACTATGCATTACTACAG gtgAAAAAGCCCTTCATACATCCCAAAAATCAGAAGTTGAATCATGTTTCTTTGGCTAGTAGAATGGTTGACAGCACATGGGCTTATGTATCCGGCTGGGGAACAACCAAG GATGGAGAGGAAATACCAGCAAAACATTTGAGGCACGCAAATGTAACTGTTTACCCACATGAAAGTTGTAAAGGACAACATAACGGAATTAAAAAGCGCATGATATGTGCTTCTGACCCAATACATCCAAAGAGATCATGTGTG gGTGATACTGGAGGCCCCCTTGTACACAAGGGAAAGCTAATAGGGATGGTGTCTTGGGGTCAACACTGCCAAAACTCGGATGACACTGTAGTTTACGCAGCCATTGCACCAATCCATAAATGGATAAGAAAACATCTGAATATCTAA
- the LOC124169639 gene encoding trypsin-3-like, with amino-acid sequence MNATTAVIALAVIASASSFRVFNGRTPLDGRIVGGEDAAPGEFPYQLSLRIRGVHKCGASILSEDWAVTAAHCLDNVHHYSLQLMAGSLDVDKGDIYDVTYFTVHPNYDLRDYDWDMAVLKVSTPFVFSGTVSPIALPAEGEELDAGTMVVISGWGYTSGEGPSAKFLQKVTVPIYDRNECFLDYITDGGITDQMFCAAVKEGGKDACQGDSGGPLVTNDKLYGIVSWGRGCGERGYPGVYAKVSSMKAFIAKETGLKK; translated from the exons ATGAATGCGACTACAGCGGTCATCGCTTTGGCTGTTATAGCCAGCGCTTCGA GCTTCCGAGTGTTCAATGGGCGAACGCCACTTGACGGGAGAATCGTTGGTGGGGAGGATGCAGCCCCCGGAGAGTTCCCTTACCAG CTCTCCTTGAGAATACGCGGAGTTCACAAGTGTGGTGCATCCATCTTGAGCGAAGACTGGGCCGTGACTGCAGCACACTGTTTAGACAA TGTGCATCACTACAGCCTGCAGCTCATGGCTGGTTCTCTTGACGTTGACAAGGGGGACATTTATGATGTAACTTATTTCACTGTACACCCCAATTATGATCTAAGAGACTATGACTGGGACATGGCTGTACTCAAG GTCTCAACACCTTTTGTCTTCAGTGGTACAGTGTCTCCTATTGCATTGCCTGCTGAAGGAGAGGAGCTGGATGCTGGGACAATGGTGGTGATAAGTGGATGGGGTTACACATCG GGAGAAGGCCCTAGCGCTAAATTCCTTCAGAAGGTTACAGTCCCTATATATGACCGAAATGAGTGTTTTCTGGATTACATAACCGACGGTGGGATTACAGATCAAATGTTCTGTGCTGCAGTGAAGGAAGGAGGCAAGGATGCTTGTCAG GGTGACAGTGGCGGTCCTCTGGTCACCAATGATAAGCTCTACGGCATTGTATCCTGGGGGAGAGGTTGTGGAGAAAGAGGATACCCAGGAGTTTACGCCAAAGTATCGTCAATGAAGGCCTTCATAGCCAAGGAAACTGGCTTGAAGAAGTGA